The window CCAATGGAACATGAACCGTTCGTCGCCGGCGAACCGTCTGAATACCGAAAAGGCGCCCGTTTCGCCGCGCGCCATCTGCATGCGCAACGCGCCGCACGCGAACGCCGCGAGATCGTCCCAGTCGTCGAAGCGGCTCCCTACGGACGGGTCGGCGAAGGTCCAGTCGACGATCGACCTCCCGGACGCGCTCGCGCCGGAGCGGATCCCCAGCAGGCGGCGCCACGTCTCGGTGGAGGCAAGAGTCGCGAGTCCGCCGTCGAGCACGGCGAGCGCGCATGCGTCCGCGCCGAGCATCAGCGCGTCGAGGGCTTCACGCTGCTCGGCGCAGGTGCGCCCGCTCGGGGGCTCGAGGAGCGCGAGAAGAAACGTCCGCTCCGTTTCGGTCATCCGGAATACGTCGGCGATCGCGTTGGCGAAGCGAGGTGAGACGTGGTGCGCCGTGCCCAGCTCGAAGGCGGTGTACCAGCCGACCGAGACGTCGGCCAGCTCCGCCACTTCCTCGCGTCGCAAACCGCGCACGCGTCGCAGACCGCGCGACGGTAGCCCGACGTCTCCGGGCCTCAGGCGGCTACGGCACGCGCGCAGAAAACGGCCCAGCTCCTCACGTCTCCAATCATCGTGCGCCGATTCGGGGCTGCACCGCGAACCGTCGAGATCGAGTTCCCACGCCATGCCGGAAGCGTAGGAGCTAGGTGAGAACGCGCTGCGAACGCCCGGTGCACGACGGCTCCGTCCGCGTTCACGGGCGGCGGGCGAGCGACCGCCCGCCGCAGCGCCTTCGGACTAGTTGTAGAATACCGGCTGGTAATCGTACGGGTAGAGCGGGTAGTCCCAGCCGATGCTGTCGTCCCGAACGGCATCGCGGGAGCGCCGGAACACGATGCCGCCCATCCGGCCCATCGTCGTGTCGACCGGCGAGGTCCAGTCCTCGGAAACCTCGGCCAGCACCGCCGACTGACCCGCTGCCATCGTAAAGCCCGCCTGCCGCGCAAACTCCTCGTGCTCGTCGGCCTTGACCACGTCCGCCGTGCCGCCGATCAGCGCGCCCGTCGCGGCACCGACCCCGGCACCGGCCGCAGCGGTCGCGCCGGCGGCCGCGGCGGTCGCGCCGGCGGCAGCGCCGACGGGCCCCGCGAGCGCGCCGAGCAGCGCGCCGAGCCCGATGCCGGCCGCGGTCCGCAGCCCCGGATATGTCTCCTTCGTCGCCACGTCGATCAAACCGTACTTGTCCCGATGGATGACGGCCGCGCCGTGAACGGTGATGTCGCCTCGGTCGTTGAGCTTCCACAGCTCATGGAGCCCGTCGAACGCCTTTGCGTCGGACTCGAACGTGATCGCGATGTAGTTTTCCATTGTCCTTTCCCTCGGGTGAAACCGATGCGCCGATCATACGCGGCTCGCGGGCGCGGTTCCATCTAGTGACAGTGGATGGAAGCGCGAGCGTGCGCGTGAGAGACTGGTGGCGGAGGCACTGGCCTCTTGGAAACCACGAAGGGAGAATACCGTGAGCACCGTGATCGACGACCGGCTGCAGCATGCGCGCGCGCAAGCCCAGCAGCCCCACGAGAAGCTCGAGGCCGCTCGCCACAAGACGGTCGAACAGATGCGCGCCGACCTGTCCGCCGCCAGCACCAAGGCCCACGAGCTCAGCACGTCGGTAAGAGCGATGGCGGAAGCCGACCGAACCGAAGCCAAGGACAAGCTCCTTGCGGCGGCCGACTCGCTGCGGGACGCCGCCGAGACCGCGCGGACGGCCGCGGACGAGAAGCGCGAGGAAACGAAAGCAGGCGCCCAGGCAGCGCTCGGCAAGGCACGCGAAGCGCTGCACAAACTGAGCGAGACGATTGCCGCCCAGCGCCGCGAGGCGAAGGCGGAGAAGGTCTAGCCGGGTGAACGCGATGCTAGAAACGATCTCGAGCCGCTGGTGGCTCATGCTCGTGCGCGGGATCGCCGGGGTCCTGTTCGCGATCGCGGCGGTGATATGGCCGCAGATCACGCTGCCCGTGCTGACCACGCTGTTCGGCGTCTATGCCCTCGTCGACGGCGTGTTCGCCCTAGCTGCTGCGACCAGTCCGTTGGCAGCCGGCCGCTGGTGGGCGCTGCTGATCGAAGGGATCCTCGGCATCGTCGTCGCGTTCCTCGTCTTCACGGAACCGGCGATGAGCCAAGCGGCGTTCGTCATCGCCGTCGGCCTCTGGTCGCTGTTCACCGGAGTCCTCGAGATCATCGCCGGGATCCAGCTGCGCGACATCGTCGAGAACGAGTGGATGTACGTGGTCGCCGGGATCGTTTCGATCCTGTTCGGCGTCCTGGTGCTGCGGTACCCGGTAGCAGGGGCGATCGGCGTGGTGTGGCTCTTCGCCGGCTATGCCTTCATCTTCGGAGTGCTCGCAATCGCGTTGAGCTATCGGCTGCAGCAGTTGCACAGCAAACTGCAACAAGCTCACCCCGCGTAGCTCAAGCTTCGGCGACGGACGGCGCTCAGCGTCCCGGCGAAAGCCGGGACGCCTCAGCGTGGTCCGGAGAGACCTACCGCTTGCGGCGACGAGCGCGAACCGGCGCCGGCGGATCGGGCGCGCGCAGCGCGGCTTCTGCTTGTTGCGCCGCGACCAGCCCGTCGAAAGCGTCGCGCCGGTCGCGCACACGTTTTGTCATCGGTTCCGACCGGGTGGCGTGCGGCATCACGCTCACCACGATCACCTGCTGGTGTAGGTCGACCGCGTAGTAGAGCCGATCGCCGCCGGAGATCTCGTACTCCCAAAAGGGCTTGTTGTGCTTGCCCTTCAGCGGGAATTGCCGCGTCCCGTAGACGTCGAGCGGGTGCTCTGAGAGCCGCTCGTATACGCCCTTCATCGCCTTCGGCAACTTCCGAACGAAGGTGTCCCACTCGCCCTTCGCTGCGGCCGACGACGCGACGAGACGGTATCGTCCGGTGCGCCAGCCGCGAAGCGGTTCGATCGGAATCACGGACTACGGCTGACCTTCCAGCAAGATCGATCGCTCGCGTTCGAGCCGTTCGCGCAGCTCACGGTCCCGCAGGACCATCGCACTGCGGCGCCACTGCTCGACGACGTCTGTTACGTCGGATGCCGGCCGGTCACCGCCCACAACGCGGTCGTACGCGTCCTGCAGCTCCGCGAGGAAGTCGACCAAATCATCGTTATCGAACTCCCGCGCCCACTCCAGTTCGAGCGGGTACGCGATCTGAGTACGCTCATCGTCGGGGCGATCGAGGCGAGTAACGACGTAGCGCGCAGCGCCGACTAGCAGCTTCGCGAGCTCATAGGTCGC of the Candidatus Eremiobacterota bacterium genome contains:
- a CDS encoding helix-turn-helix domain-containing protein: MAWELDLDGSRCSPESAHDDWRREELGRFLRACRSRLRPGDVGLPSRGLRRVRGLRREEVAELADVSVGWYTAFELGTAHHVSPRFANAIADVFRMTETERTFLLALLEPPSGRTCAEQREALDALMLGADACALAVLDGGLATLASTETWRRLLGIRSGASASGRSIVDWTFADPSVGSRFDDWDDLAAFACGALRMQMARGETGAFSVFRRFAGDERFMFHWNRRTLYDPQDAALHFTLRHPVEGIVPVRLNAVGIARSSAAIVVIVGDGNEARAHMQRLTTFARTGARLYDFKPVLVAQS
- a CDS encoding HdeD family acid-resistance protein codes for the protein MNAMLETISSRWWLMLVRGIAGVLFAIAAVIWPQITLPVLTTLFGVYALVDGVFALAAATSPLAAGRWWALLIEGILGIVVAFLVFTEPAMSQAAFVIAVGLWSLFTGVLEIIAGIQLRDIVENEWMYVVAGIVSILFGVLVLRYPVAGAIGVVWLFAGYAFIFGVLAIALSYRLQQLHSKLQQAHPA